CGCGCGCTCGACCGGCTCGTGCCCGGGGCCGTCGCGCCCGCGGCGCTGCCCGACATCGCCCTCTCGCTCGGCGCCGACGTCCCGTTCTTCCTCCGCCCGCAGCCCGCGCGCGTGCGCGGCATCGGCGAGCGGATCGACCCGGCGCGCGGGCTCGGCGGGCTTCCGCTCGCGCTCGCGAATCCCGGGATTTCCCTTTCTACTGCGGACGTCTACGCGGCATGGGACGAGCGCGCGGCCGCGTTGACGCCCCCGGGCCCCCGGCCTACGATGCCGCCGGCTCACGGGCCGGAGATCGCAGCCGAGACGCTCTCGCGGCTGTTCGTCGGGGGCGAGTTCGTCGGAAGCGACGACGACCGGGCCCGCGTGCGGGCCGTGCTCGTCAACGATCTCCTCGCTCCGGCCGCCTCGCTCTGTCCCTCCATCGCGCGCCTGCTCGAGCAGCTCGAGTCGCTCGGGGCGCTCGCCGTCGGGATGTCGGGGAGCGGTGCGACCGTGTTCGGTGTGTTCGAGAGTCGCGGCCGCGCCGAGGCTGCCGTCGCTCGCGGCACGTTCCCGCCGCCGGTGTGGGCGCGCGCGGTGATCACGCTTGCGTCGGCGTAGCCCGTCCTCGAGAAGGTCGGAGATGGGGCGTCGCCAAATGGTAAGGCAGCGGCCTTTGGAGCCGCCACTTGCAGGTTCGAGTCCTGCCGCCCCAACCACCTCGATCCGCGAACGCGTGACACCGACGCGGCGCGCGGCGGGCGCGGGGCGACGAGCGCAGGACGAGCGAGACAAGCACGCGAGGCGAGCGAATGCAGAACATCACGCTGTTCACCGGCAACGCGAACCCGAAGCTCGCGCAGGACATCGCCGCCTATCTCGGCATCCAGCTCGGCAAGGCCGAGGTCGGGACGTTCAGCGACGGCGAGTGCTCGGTCGACGTCCTCGAGAACGTGCGCGGGCGCGACGTGTTCGTGATCCAGCCGACGTGCGCGCCCGCGAACACCCACCTCATGGAGCTGCTCGTGATGACGGACGCGCTGCGCCGCGCCTCGGCGCGCCGCATCACGGCCGTCATCCCGTACTACGGGTACGCGCGCCAGGATCGCAAGGCGCGCCCGCGCGCGCCGATCACCGCGAAGCTCGTCGCCAACCTGATCACGACGTCCGGCTGCGACCGCGCACTCTGCCTCGACCTGCACGCGGGTCAGATCCAGGGCTTCTTCGACATCCCCGTCGACAACCTCTACGCGACGCCCGTGCTGCTGCAGGCCATCCGCGAGAAGGTGCGCGGCGACCTCACGATCATCTCGCCCGACGCCGGCGGCGTCGAGCGCGCGCGCGCCTTCGCGAAGCGCCTCGACGCGACGCTCGCGATCATCGACAAGCGGCGCGAGCGCGCGAACGTGTCCGAGGTGATGCACATCATCGGCGACGTCGCGGGCCGCACGTGCGTGATCGTCGACGACATGGTCGACACCGCGGGCACGCTCACGGAGGCGGCGCGCTGCCTGAAGGAGGAGGGCGCTGCCTCGGTCTCCGCGGCGATCACGCACCCCGTCCTCTCGGGCCCCGCGATCAAGCGCATCAACGAGTCGCCGCTCGAGCTGCTGATCACGACCGACACGATTCCGCTGCGCCCCGACGTCGAGTCCTCGAAGATCCACGTCGTCACGGTCGCGCGTCAGCTCGGCGAAGCGATTCGCCGCATCAACAACGAAGAGAGCGTGAGCTCGCTGTTCGTCTAGGTCCGCGCGTCGCGCGGGCGAGGAGAAGGTCGTGAGTCAGTTGAGCGTCGAGGTCCGCGAGAGCCGGGGCAAGGGCGTCGCCCGCAAGCTGCGCGCGCAGGGCCGCATTCCCGCCGTGATGTACGGCCAGGGCAAGCAGCCCCTGGCGCTCGCGCTCGAGCCCCGCGCGCTCGAGAAGCTGCTCGCGAGCGAGGGCCACAACGCGCTCTTCGACCTCGCGGGCCCCGGCGTCGGCAAGCGCACGGTGCTGGTGAAGGAGCTGCAGCGCGACCCCGTGCGCGGCGACCTCCTTCACGCCGACCTGTTCGAGATCGACGCGAACGAGACGATCGTGGTGTCCGTCGCGCTGCACCTCGTCGGCACGCCGGTGGGCGTCAGCATGGACGGCGGAATCGTCGACCACTCGCTGCGCGAGATCGAGATCGAGTGCCTCCCGCGCGCGATCCCGGAGCGCATCGACGTCGACATCGCGAACATGCAGCTCGGCGACGCGCTGCACGTCTCCGACATCGCGCTGCCCGAGGGCGTCGAGCTCATGACGCACGGCGAGCTCGCGGTCGTCTCCGTGATCGCGGCGAAGGCCGAGGAGGCCGCGCCCGCGGTCGAGGCCGCCCCGACCGAAGAGGCGGCGAAGCCGGCCGGCGACTAACGACGGGGCGCGGGCGCTCGCCGCCCGCCGACGCGACGCGCACCGCCATGCAGCTCCTGGTCGGACTCGGCAACCCCGGCCCGCGCTACGAGGGAACGCGCCACAACGCGGGCTTCGAGGTCGTGCGCGCCGTCGCGGCGCGCGCGGGTGCCGCGTGGCGCGACGATGGGCCGCTCCGTGCACGGTCGGCGGCGCTCCGCGTCGGCGACGACGAAGCCCTCCTGCTGCTTCCCCAGACCTTCATGAACCGTTCGGGCGAGAGCGTCCGCGCCGCGGTCGAGGCGTTGCGTCTCGACCCCGCGCGCGACCTGCTCGTCGTGTTCGACGACCTCGACCTCGGGCTCGGTCGTCTGCGGCTTCGCGCCGCCGGCGGCTGCGGCGGCCACCGCGGAATGGAGAGCATCGCCGACGCGCTCGGCACGACGGCGTTCCCGCGGCTGCGCTTCGGAATTGGCCGCCCACGAGCCGGCGGAGATGTGGTCGAATGGGTGTTGTCGCGCTTCGACGACGCCGAGCGCGCCGCGTTCGGGTCGGCGGTCGAGCGCGCGGCCGACGCGGTGCACGCGGTATGGAGCGACGGCATCGAGCGCGCGATGGAGCGCGTCAATCGCGCGCCGACGGCCGAGCCGGCGCCCGACGGACGCGGCGACGCGCGGGCGTCGGCGGACGCGCGCGGCGGCGAGCGCGAGGGCTGAAAGGACGGTTCGGTACGTGAGTGAGTCGTCCCGCGGCGCGTTCGTCACGTTCCTGCTCGAGTTCTCGATCCCGCTGCTCGCCGGCGTCGTCGTCGCGCTCGCGGCGGCCAACCTCGCGCACGAGACCTACGAGCACCTGCTCCACGCGCCGTGGGGGCCGCTCGCGGTCTTCGGCCACGCGCTCGACCTGCACTTCGTCGCGAACGAGATCTTCATGGTGTTCTTCTTCGGCATCGCCGCGAAGGAGATCACGGAGTCGGTGCTTCCCGGCGGCAGCCTGAACCCGCCGCGCAAGGCCATGAACCCGCTGTTCTCGACGCTCGGCGGCGTGCTCGGGCCGATCGCCGTGTTCTTCGCCGGCCTCTCGGCGTGTCACGCCCTCGACGTCTTCGGCCCGAGCCCCGACTGGCCGCTGCTCTCGCGCGGCTGGGGCATCCCGACCGCCACCGACATCGCGCTCGCGTGGCTGTGCGCGCGGTTCGTGTTCGGTCGCGGCCACCCGGCGATCGACTTCCTGCTGCTGCTCGCGATCGCGGACGACGCGATCGGGCTCGTGATCATCGCCGTCTTCTACGGGAACCCCGCGGAGCCGACGAACCCCGCGTTCCTCGGGCTCGTGCTCGCGGCGATGGCCGTCGCGTTCGGCCTGCGGCGCGCGGGCGTGCGCGCGTGGCTGCCCTACGTCGCGCTCGCGGGGCCGATCGCGTGGAGCGGGCTCCTGCTCGCGCACCTCCATCCCGCACTCGCGCTCTGCTTCGTCGTGCCGTTCATGCCGGCGCCGCGGCGCGACACGGGGCTCTTCCGCGCCGACGACGAGATCGCGCGCATGGGCGAGCCGCTCGCGACCGACCTCCGCATGCGGCGCTCGACGCTCGAGGAGTTCGAGCACGCGTTCAAGCTGCCCGTCGACCTCGGCCTCTTCTTCTTCGCCTTCGCGAACGCGGGCGTCGCGTTCGCCGACATCGGGCCGATGACGTGGCTCGTGCTCGGTGCGCTCGTGGTGGGCAAGCTGGTCGGCATCTCGCTGTTCGGCTCGATCGCGGCGTGGCTCGGCTTCCCGCTCCCGACCGGGATGGCGCGCCGCGACCTCTACATGGCGGGCTTCATCGCGGCGCTCGGCCTGACCGTCGCGCTCTTCGTGGCCACCGCGGCCTTCCGCGACCCGGTGCTCCAGGGCCAGGCGAAGATGGGCGCGCTCTTCTCGGGCGTGGTCGGGCTCGTCGCGGTCGCGCTCGGCCGCGCGCTCGGCATGGGAGGGCGCACGCCCGACTCCTGATCGTCCGGTCTTCATTGATGTGAACGAACCGGACAATTCGCGCATTGACCGGTGACCGAGCCGGACATACCGTCCGGCGATGGCCGAGCCCTCCGCCGAAAGATCCGGACGCGCCGTGCCGCCCGCCTACCGGCGGATCGCGGCCTCGATCCGCGCGCGCATCGAGGCGGGCGAGCTCGCACCGGGCGACCGTCTCGCGCCGATCCGCGCACTCGCGGACGAGCTCGGCGTCCACCGCGACACGGTCTCGCAGGCCTACGAGACGCTGCGCGCCCAGGGGCTCGTCGAGAGCGGCGTCGGGCGCGGCACGTTCGTCGCGCCCTCGCTCGGCGTGCGCGCGGCGCCGACGGCGCCCGCCGCGTCGCTCGCGTTCGCGCCGACCACCGAGGAGCTGCTCGCGTTCGACGCCGGCCGCCCGCGCTTCCCGAGCGTCGCGCTCGGCGGCGCGCCGGATGCGGAGCCGTCGCGCCGCGTCGAGAGCGGCACTGCGCCGCGCGAGATCGTCGCGCTCCACAAGCTCGTTCCCGACCCCGCGCTCTACCCGGCGGCCGCCTTCCGGCGCGCGCTCCACGAGGTGCTCGGCGAGACGGGGCCGGAGCTGCTGCTCTACGGCGGCGCACAGGGACACGTCGGGCTGCGCGAGGCCATCGCGCGCAGGCTCGCCGCCGCCGGCGCACCCGACGCGCGTGCCGACGACGTCGTGCTCTGCCACGGCGCGTCGCAGGGCATCGCGCTCGCGCTGCGCGTGTTCGCGAGTGCGGGCGATGCGGTCGCGGTCGAAGTGCCCACGTACGCGAACGTGCTCGCGACGCTGGTCGCGCTCGGCGTGCGCGCGGAGCCCGTGCCCATGCAGCGCGAGGGGACGGGTGCCGCGCCCGACCTCGACGCGCTCGACCGCGCGCTCGCCCGGCCCGACGTGCGCGCGTTCTACACGATCCCCACGTTCCACAACCCGCTCGGCACGTCGACGGATCTCGCGCACCGCCGCGCGCTCGTCGGGATCGCCGCGCGCCACGGCAAGCCCGTCATCGAGGACGCGTTCGAGATGGACCTCCGCTACGAAGGCGGGCCCGTGCCGTCGCTCGCCGCGGTCGACGACGCGGGGCTCGTCGTGCAGCTCCTGTCGTTCTCGAAGTCGCTCTTCCCGGGCGTGCGCGCCGGCGCGATCGCCGCGCGCGGGCGCGTCGTCGACGCGCTCGTCGCGCTCAAGCACGCGACCGACCTGTCGGACTCGCTGCCGCTCCAGGCCGCGCTCGCGCGCCTGCTCGAGAGCGGCGCCTACGATCGCCACCTCGCGAAGCTGCGCCGCGAGCTGCGCGCGCGGCGCGACGCGATGCTCGCCGCCCTCGAGCGCCACATGCCCGAGGGCACGACGTGGACGCGACCGTCCGGCGGCTACCAGCTCTGGGTCGACCTGCCGCGCGAGCCGCACGCGATCGACGCGCGCGACCTGCTCGCCGACGCGGCGCGCGAGGGCGTGCTGTTCGCGCCGGGCTCCGAGTTCGCGCCCGGGCGCCCGCCGTCGGGCGGGCTGCGCCTCACCGTCGCGCAGGCCGGCCCCGCGGCGATCGAACGCGGCATCGCGGCGCTCGCGCGCGTCGTGCGCGCGCACCAGGGCGAGGATCGCGCGGCCCGCCAGTCGGCGGCCGTACAGCTGTGACGAACCCCATCCCCACGGAGGAAGCGAGATGACGAACGGAAGCGCGAACGGCGCCGGACGCACCGGGGCCGAGGCCTTCGAGCTCAAGGTCGGCCTGGCCGAGATGCTCAAGAACGGCGTGATCATGGACGTGACGACCGCCGACCAGGCGAAGATCGCCGAGGAGGCGGGCGCGTGCGCGGTGATGGCGCTCGAGCGCGTGCCGGCCGACATCCGGCGCGACGGCGGCGTCGCGCGCATGAGCGCGGTCGAGATGATCGCCGAGATCCAGAAGACGGTGTCGATCCCGGTGATGGCGAAGGTGCGCATCGGGCACATCGTCGAGGCGCAGCTGCTCGAGGCGCTCGGCGTCGACTTCATCGACGAGAGCGAGGTGCTGACGCCGGCCGACGACCAGCACCACATCGACAAGCACGCCTTCAAGAGCCCGTTCGTGTGCGGCTGCCGCAACCTCGGCGAAGCGCTGCGCCGCATCGGCGAGGGCGCCGCGATGATGCGCACGAAGGGCGAGGCCGGGAGCGGCAACATCGTCGAGGCCGTGCGCCACCTGCGCACGGTCAACGGCGACATGCGCGCCGTGCAGGCGCTGCGGCCCGAGGAGCTGATGACGAAGGCGAAGGAGCTCGGCGCGCCGTACGACCTCGTGCGCTACGTGCACGCGCACGGCCGGCTGCCGGTGCCGAACTTCGCCGCCGGCGGCGTCGCGACGCCCGCCGACGCCGCGCTCTGCCGCGTGCTCGGTGCCGAGGCCGTGTTCGTCGGCTCGGGCATCTTCAAGAGCGCCGACCCCGCCGCGCGCGCGAAGGCGATCGTGCACGCGTGCACGCACTGGGACGACCCGCGCGAGGTGCTCGAGGCGAGCCGCGGGCTCGGTCGCGCGATGGAAGGCATCGAGATGGAGACGCTCGCCGAGCACGAGCGCCTCGCGAACCGCGGCTGGTAGCGCGCGGGGCGGGAGCGGAACGGGGTCGAGCGGGCAGGGCGGGACGTGAAGCGCGTCGGCATCCTCGCGATCCAGGGCGACGTCGAGGCGCACGCGGCCGCGCTCGCGCGCTGCGGCGCCGAGCCCGTGCGCGTGCTCCACGCGCGCGAGCTCGACGCGCTCGACGGCCTCGTGCTGCCGGGCGGCGAGTCGACGACGATCTCGAAGGGCATCGCGCGCCTCGCGCTCGCCGAGCCGCTGCGCGCCTTCGCGCGCAGCGGCCGTCCCGTGCTCGGCACGTGCGCGGGCGCGATCCTGCTCGCGCGCGGGGTGCGCAACCACCCCGTGCCGACGCTCGGCCTCCTCGACGCCACCGCCGTGCGCAACGCCTACGGCACCCAGGTCGACTCGTTCGCCGCGCCCGCCGACCCCGGCGGCGCGCTCCCCGGGCTGCGCTGCGTGTTCATCCGCGCCCCGCGCCTCGAGCAGCTCGGCCCGGCCGTCGAGACGCTCGTCCGCGTCGACGGCGCGCCCGTCCTCGTGCGCGAAGGCGGCATCCTCGCCGCGACCTTCCACCCCGAGCTCACCGACGACGCGCGCGTGCACGCGCTCGTCGTGGAGGCGGCGGGGGCCTAGGCGCGACGCCGCGCGGGCCCGTCGTCGTCGGCCCGGCCGCGCGGCGGGGCCGACGACGACGGGCCCGCTTGCGCGCGTCGCCGCCCCCGCGCTACACCCCCGCCCTCACAGCCGCCCGCGCGCGCCCGGGGCCGCGGGCTCCATCGACGCTCACTCAGTCCTCGCGCGCCTGCCGCTCGCACCCGCCGCGGCAGGGGGGCCCACATCGGGCCGGACGGCGAGGGCTCGGACCCGAGGGTCCGTCCACGAGGAGGCATTGTGCGGGAATACGAGACCATGTTCGTCGTGCAGCCGGAGATCTCCGACGAGGGATCGGCGGCCATCCTCGCCCGGCTCGACGCCGAGCTCGAGAAGGCGGGCTCCGTGCGCCTGCTCTGCGAGGACTGGGGCAAGCGCAAGCTCGCCTACGAGATCGAGAACTTCCACAAGGGCCACTACCGCATCCTGCGCTTCCTCGACGACGGCCAGGTGATCCCGCCGCTCGAGCGCGCGCTGCGTTTCGAAGAGTCGGTGCTGCGCTTCCTCACGGTGCTCGTGGAGGAGGAGGTCACCGACATCGAGGCGCGGAAGGCGCGCGCCGCGATCGAGGAGCAGGAGCAGGAGAAGCGCGCGGCCGAGCGCGCGGAGCGCGAGGCGGAGGAGGCGCGCAAGCGCGCCGAGCAGGACCGCGCGCGCGAGGACGACGACGACTCGGGCGACGCGGACGACGACGACGACGCGCGCGGCGACGAGGAGGAGTGAGCATGAGCGAATCGAACTCGGGCGACGGGCCGAAGACCACGGTTCCCGGCATCCCTCCGACGGGTGACCTCCGCAAGCCGCGCCCCGGCGGCGACGGTCCGCCGCGCGGCGACCGCGACGGCGGCGGCTACCGCGGCGGTGACCGCGGCGGCGACCGCGAAGGCGGCTTCGGCGGTGGTGGGGGCGGCTACCGCGGCGGCGATCGCGAGGGCGGCTTCGGCGGCGGCGGTGGCGGATTCCGCGGCGGCGACCGCGAGGGCGGCTTCGGCGGTGGCGGCGGTGGCTTCCGCGGCGGCGACCGCGACGGCGGCGGCTTCCGCGGCCGCCGCGACGACCGGCCGCGCCCCCCGCAGACCGTGAAGGCGCGCCTGCGCGCGAAGGCCCGCAAGAAGGCGCGCAAGCAGAAGAAGAAGATGTTCCAGCGCCGGAAGGTCTGCCGCTTCTGCGCGGACAAGAAGCTGGCCATCGACTACAAGGAGCCGAAGACGCTGCGCCTCTTCCTCACGGAGACGGGCAAGCTCATCCCGCGGCGCATCTCGGGCAACTGCGCGAAGCACCAGCGTCCGCTGTCGCTCGCGGTCAAGCGCGCACGGCACGTCGCGCTGCTCCCCTACTCGACGAGCCACATCTAGGAGGGCGTGCCGTGGGCAAGGTGAAGGTGATCCTGCGCGAGGACATGCCGAAGCTCGGCGACGCGGGCGACGTCGTCGAGGTGAAGCCCGGCTACGCGCGCAACTACCTCATTCCGCAGGGCATCGCGCTGCCGGCGACGGCGGCGCGCGTGAACGAGATCGAGCACCACCGGCGCATCATCGCCGAGCGCCAGGCCGCGCTGCTGAAGGACCTGAAGGCGGCGGCCACGAAGATCCGCGCGATGGACCTCTCGTTCGAGGCGCACGCGGGCGACGCCGGCAAGCTCTTCGGGTCGATCACGCCGGCGATGATCGCGGCGCGCATCGCCGAGCAGGGCATCGAGCTCGACCGGCGCAAGATCCAGAGCGAGCCGATCAAGTCCGTCGGCGAGCACGCGATCAAGATCCGGCTGCAGAAGGAGCTCGTCGTCGACGTGAAGATCCAGGTCACGGCGGCGGCCGCGCCCGACGCGGACGCCGACGCGGACGCACTGCTCGCCGAGGAGCCCGAGCCGATCGGCTTCGGCTCGATGGACGAGTACTAGCCGGCGCGCGAACGCCGTTTTCCGGATCGAAGGGGCCCGGGCGTCGCACGCGACACCCGGGCCTCGCTGCTTCGCGCATCGCGCGCGCCGTCGACGCGATCGCACCGACGCTCCGCGTCGCTTCGCGGGTATACTCGCGCGGCTGCGTTCGTCGTCGGTCGTCGCGTCGCCATCGCGGCTCTGATGCTTCGCGAGCCTCCTCGCCGCGCGGTCGCGCTGCGCGAGGGGCGGCGTCGCTCGGGGCGGCGTCGGCTCGGAGTCCGGAGCGCGGCGCGAGCCCGCCGGAGCTCGACGTGGGCCCCGCCGGAGCGCTGCAGGAGGGGAGGGGGATGTCGCTCACCGGCGACGTGATCGGCCGCGGCGGTGCGCCCTTCGCGCGCGACGGCGCCGGGGACCGACGCCGGCGCGGCGAGCGCGCGGGCGCGGCGGGCGACGTCGCGGGTCGCGTCCCGCCGAGCGACGTCGAGGCCGAGAAGGCCGTGCTGTCCGCGATCATGATCGATCCGGACGTCTTCCATCAGGTCTTCGACCAGCTCTCGCCCGACGACTTCTACCACCCGGCCCACCAGGTGCTGTACCGCGCGATGATCACGCTGCGCGATCGCAGCCAGCCGGTCGACATCGTCGTGCTCGCCGACCACCTGCGCGCCGAGGCGCAGCTCGAGGCGGTGGGCGGCGCCGCCGTCCTCGCCGAGATCAGCGACTTCGAGGCGACGCCGGCGAACGCCGGGCACTACGCGGCGATCGTGCGCGACTGCGCGGTCAAGCGGCGCCTCATCCACGTGGCGAGCGAGATCGTCGCGGCGGGCTTCGACGCGACGGAGCCTTCGAGCCAGCTGCTCGACGTCGCGGAGAGCCGCATCTTCGAGCTGTCGCAGACGCACGCGAAGAGCTCGCTCGCGCCGCTCGACGAGAAGCTCGACGACGCGTTCAACCACATCGAGATGCTGATGACGCGGGGCGGCGACCTGACCGGCTGCCCCACCGGCTTCCGCGAGCTCGACAAGATGACGGGCGGCCTGCAGCCCGGCGACCTCGTGATCGTCGCGGCGCGCCCCTCGATGGGCAAGACGGCGCTCACGCTCAACATCGCGCGCAACGCGGCGCTCCTGCACGACAAGCACGTCGCCGTCTTCTCGCTCGAGATGACGACGCGCTCGCTCGTCATGCGGCTGCTCTCGTCCGAGGCCCAGATCGACTTCTCGCTCTTCCACAAGGGCATGATCTCGGTCGACGCGCACAAGCGGCTCGTGGAGGCGGCGGGCAACCTGTCGCGCGCGGGGCTGTGGATCGACGAGACGGCCGGGCCGACCGTGCTCGAGATGCGCGCGAAGTGCCGTCGGCTGCACGCACAGCAGGGGCTCGACCTCGTGATCGTCGACTACCTGCAGCTCGCGCACGGCGACGGGCGCATCGACAGCCGCGAGCAGGAGATCAGCCAGATCAGCCGCGGCCTGAAGGGGCTCGCGAAGGAGCTGAACATCCCGGTCATCGCGCTCTCGCAGCTCAACCGCGGCCCCGAGTCGCGCGGCGCGGAGGACAAGCGCCCGATGCTGTCGGACCTGCGCGAGTCGGGCGCGATCGAGCAGGACGCCGACGTGATCGGCTTCATCTATCGCGACGTCGTCTACAACAAGGCGACGGAGTATCCCGACAAGGCGGAGCTCATCATCGCCAAGCAGCGCAACGGCCCCGTCGGCACCGTGCCGCTCAAGTTCGAGGGGCGTTTCGCGCGCTTCACCGACTGGGAGCAGGACGACTTCGACGAGCCCTACGGCCACAGCACGTTCGGCGGCATGGACGCGGGCTACGGCGGCGCCGGCGACGCGGACGAGCCGTTCTAGTGCGCGCGACGGGAGCGCATCGCTAGGTGCCGAGGCTCGTCCGAGCGCGCGCCGTCGCGCGCGGCGCGCGCATCGGCATCGCCGCGCCGGCGGCGCGCGTCGACCGCGACGCGCTCGAGGCCGGTGAGCAGCTCGTGCGCGAGCTCGGCTACGAGCCCGTGCGGCGCGGCGACCCGACCGCCGCCTGCGGCTACTTCGCGGGCGACGACGCGCGCCGCGCGCGCGAGCTCGCCGACCTGTGGAGCGACCCGGGCATCGCGGCCGTGCTGTGCGCGCGCGGCGGCTACGGCTGCCACCGCTACGCGGATCGCCTCGACGCGGCGCTCGTGCGCGCCGCGCGCAAGCCGCTCGTCGGCTACAGCGACGTCACGACGCTGCTGCTCTGGCAGCGTCGCGCGGCGGGCCTCACGGGCGTGCACGGGCCCATGCTCGAGCGCGCGGGCGACGCCCAGCGCGACGCGCTCGCGCGCGCGTTCGCGCTGCTCGAGGGCGAGGTGCCCGCGCCGATGCAGGGCCGCGGCGTGCGCGGCGCGCGCGTCGAGGGGCGCCTCACCGGCGGCTCGCTCACGCTCGTCGCGGCGAGCCTCGGGACGCCGTGGGAGGTCGACACGCGCGGCGCCATCCTGCTGCTCGAGGACGTGAACGAGGCGCCGTTCCGCATCGACCGCATGCTGCAGTCGCTGCGCGTCGCCGGGAAGCTCGCGGCGTGCGAGGGCATCGCGCTGGGCGCGATGGTAGGCTGCGACGACGCGCGCCATCCCGACTGGACGGTCGAACGCATCGTCGCCGAGTGCGCCGAGGCGCTCGGCCTGCCGCTCGTCACCGGGCTTCCGTTCGGTCACGTCGAGGACAACCGCGCGTGGACGCTCGGCGCGCGCGCCGCGCTCGACCCCGAGCGCGGCACACTCGCGCAGCTCGAATCGGGGGTGAGCCGGAGATCATGACGAGCTCGATCGGCACGACGGACGCGCCGCGATGAAGTGGAGCGTCATCAAGCGCAAGCTCGCCAAGGTCGACCGCCTGCTCGACAAGGCGATCGATGCGGCGGAGATGCCCGGCGCGGTGGTCTACGCGCGCATGCACCGCGACGGCGAGCTGCTCGAGCACGTCTCGGAGCGCGGCTTCGCGGTCGTGCGGCCGGAGCGCATCGCGATGCGGCGCGAGACGGTCTTCGACGTCGCGTCGCTGACGAAGCCCGTCGCGACGGCGACGGCCATCGCGCTGCTCGCGCACGACGGGAAGCTCGGCATCGACGATCCGGTCGCGAGCGTGCTGCCGGTGTTCGCGCAGGCGGACAAGGAGGCGGTGACGTTCCGCCACCTGCTCACGCACTCGGCCGGCCTGCGCCCCTGGCGCCCCTTCCACGAGGAGCTCCGCGCGCGCGAGAAGAAGAGCTTCGATCGGCTCGTGCAGACGCCGGCCGGCCGCGAGTGGATCGTCGACCGCGTGCTGCGCTCGAACCTCGTGCACGCGACCGGCGAGGCCGCCGTGTACGGCGACCTCGACTTCATCGTGCTCGGCGCAGCGGTCGAGGCGGCGAGCGGGCAGCGCCTCGACGCGTTCTGCCGCGAGCGCATCTTCGGCCCGCTCGGGCTCGCGAACACGTTCTTCGTGCCGCTCCCCGAGGACGGCGCGCCGATCGAGGTGCCCGACGCCGAGCGCCGACGCCATGCGGCGACCGAGAACTGCCCGTGGCGCGACCGCATCCTGTGGGGCGAGGTGCACGACCCGAACGCCTCGGCGATGGGAGGCGTGGCCGGCCACGCCGGGCTCTTCTC
This genomic interval from Myxococcota bacterium contains the following:
- the dnaB gene encoding replicative DNA helicase, which produces MSLTGDVIGRGGAPFARDGAGDRRRRGERAGAAGDVAGRVPPSDVEAEKAVLSAIMIDPDVFHQVFDQLSPDDFYHPAHQVLYRAMITLRDRSQPVDIVVLADHLRAEAQLEAVGGAAVLAEISDFEATPANAGHYAAIVRDCAVKRRLIHVASEIVAAGFDATEPSSQLLDVAESRIFELSQTHAKSSLAPLDEKLDDAFNHIEMLMTRGGDLTGCPTGFRELDKMTGGLQPGDLVIVAARPSMGKTALTLNIARNAALLHDKHVAVFSLEMTTRSLVMRLLSSEAQIDFSLFHKGMISVDAHKRLVEAAGNLSRAGLWIDETAGPTVLEMRAKCRRLHAQQGLDLVIVDYLQLAHGDGRIDSREQEISQISRGLKGLAKELNIPVIALSQLNRGPESRGAEDKRPMLSDLRESGAIEQDADVIGFIYRDVVYNKATEYPDKAELIIAKQRNGPVGTVPLKFEGRFARFTDWEQDDFDEPYGHSTFGGMDAGYGGAGDADEPF
- the rplI gene encoding 50S ribosomal protein L9, whose protein sequence is MGKVKVILREDMPKLGDAGDVVEVKPGYARNYLIPQGIALPATAARVNEIEHHRRIIAERQAALLKDLKAAATKIRAMDLSFEAHAGDAGKLFGSITPAMIAARIAEQGIELDRRKIQSEPIKSVGEHAIKIRLQKELVVDVKIQVTAAAAPDADADADALLAEEPEPIGFGSMDEY
- a CDS encoding serine hydrolase domain-containing protein — translated: MKWSVIKRKLAKVDRLLDKAIDAAEMPGAVVYARMHRDGELLEHVSERGFAVVRPERIAMRRETVFDVASLTKPVATATAIALLAHDGKLGIDDPVASVLPVFAQADKEAVTFRHLLTHSAGLRPWRPFHEELRAREKKSFDRLVQTPAGREWIVDRVLRSNLVHATGEAAVYGDLDFIVLGAAVEAASGQRLDAFCRERIFGPLGLANTFFVPLPEDGAPIEVPDAERRRHAATENCPWRDRILWGEVHDPNASAMGGVAGHAGLFSTADDLMTFAQAWLDVWHGRSEVLPREQVLAFSERQGIPEGSDWALGWDTPTAGASSSGAHFGPRSIGHLGFTGTSLWIDLEQEAIVVLLTNRHHLVEKRSKFTLRAEIHDAVMEAFLAG
- the pdxT gene encoding pyridoxal 5'-phosphate synthase glutaminase subunit PdxT translates to MKRVGILAIQGDVEAHAAALARCGAEPVRVLHARELDALDGLVLPGGESTTISKGIARLALAEPLRAFARSGRPVLGTCAGAILLARGVRNHPVPTLGLLDATAVRNAYGTQVDSFAAPADPGGALPGLRCVFIRAPRLEQLGPAVETLVRVDGAPVLVREGGILAATFHPELTDDARVHALVVEAAGA
- a CDS encoding LD-carboxypeptidase, which codes for MPRLVRARAVARGARIGIAAPAARVDRDALEAGEQLVRELGYEPVRRGDPTAACGYFAGDDARRARELADLWSDPGIAAVLCARGGYGCHRYADRLDAALVRAARKPLVGYSDVTTLLLWQRRAAGLTGVHGPMLERAGDAQRDALARAFALLEGEVPAPMQGRGVRGARVEGRLTGGSLTLVAASLGTPWEVDTRGAILLLEDVNEAPFRIDRMLQSLRVAGKLAACEGIALGAMVGCDDARHPDWTVERIVAECAEALGLPLVTGLPFGHVEDNRAWTLGARAALDPERGTLAQLESGVSRRS
- the rpsF gene encoding 30S ribosomal protein S6, with protein sequence MREYETMFVVQPEISDEGSAAILARLDAELEKAGSVRLLCEDWGKRKLAYEIENFHKGHYRILRFLDDGQVIPPLERALRFEESVLRFLTVLVEEEVTDIEARKARAAIEEQEQEKRAAERAEREAEEARKRAEQDRAREDDDDSGDADDDDDARGDEEE